One stretch of Streptomyces hygroscopicus DNA includes these proteins:
- a CDS encoding alpha/beta hydrolase, which produces MFDGFEEFDISTAGASVHGCRGGSGPPLLLLHGIPETHLMWHRVAPHLAERYTVVATDLRGYGDSGKPPSTADHEPYSKRAIGSDQIEVMRELGYDQFSLVGHDRGARCSYRLALDHPDTVLQLAVMDVVPVGDAYNRADKDFALLYWQWSFLAAPEPSPEQFINAAPANLVDFMLDSWSEVKDAFPAEVRDEYIEKFSHPDTVHAICEEFRASPTLDYEQDEADRGNRKISCPVLFLWSQQGSVAKLYDDPLAIWREWADDVRGGPVPVGHFIPEEAPEETTRQLLDFLQ; this is translated from the coding sequence ATGTTCGATGGGTTCGAAGAGTTCGATATCTCCACCGCGGGTGCGTCGGTCCATGGATGCCGAGGCGGCAGCGGACCGCCTCTGCTGCTCCTGCACGGTATTCCGGAAACCCATCTGATGTGGCATCGGGTAGCGCCACATCTCGCCGAGCGCTACACCGTCGTCGCCACCGATTTGCGGGGGTACGGCGACAGCGGCAAGCCGCCCAGTACCGCCGATCACGAACCGTACAGCAAGCGCGCGATCGGCAGTGACCAGATCGAGGTCATGCGAGAACTGGGCTACGACCAGTTCAGCCTCGTGGGACACGATCGCGGGGCGCGCTGCTCCTACCGTCTCGCACTGGATCACCCCGATACCGTTCTCCAACTCGCCGTCATGGACGTCGTTCCCGTTGGCGACGCATACAATCGCGCCGACAAGGACTTCGCCCTCCTCTACTGGCAATGGTCGTTCCTCGCCGCGCCAGAACCGTCCCCGGAACAGTTCATCAACGCGGCACCGGCCAACCTGGTCGACTTCATGCTCGACTCGTGGTCCGAGGTGAAAGACGCTTTCCCGGCCGAGGTACGTGACGAGTACATCGAGAAATTCAGCCATCCCGATACGGTGCACGCCATCTGCGAGGAGTTCCGCGCCTCCCCGACCCTGGACTACGAGCAGGACGAGGCGGATCGCGGGAACCGGAAGATCTCCTGCCCCGTGCTCTTCCTATGGAGCCAGCAGGGTTCGGTCGCGAAACTTTACGACGATCCGCTCGCGATATGGCGGGAGTGGGCCGATGACGTTCGCGGTGGCCCGGTGCCGGTCGGTCACTTCATCCCGGAAGAGGCACCCGAGGAGACCACACGTCAACTGCTGGATTTCCTACAGTAG
- a CDS encoding TetR family transcriptional regulator, with protein sequence MSPRRSAAEAQATRGRILGRAAEIASEEGLDGITIGRLAEELEMSKSGVHKHFGTKETLQISTLDKAFVDFWHRVVEPALAEPPGLRRLRTVCDNSVGYLEAPLLPGGCLMTAALTEYDGRPGRVRDAVAEVWSRWREQLRADLTAAVQMGELPAGFDIDQALFEIVAAGLALNAAMQLQHDRAAAGRARRAIERALDQS encoded by the coding sequence ATGTCACCACGACGCTCAGCGGCCGAAGCGCAGGCCACCAGGGGCCGGATCCTCGGCCGTGCCGCCGAGATCGCCTCCGAGGAAGGGCTGGACGGCATCACCATCGGCCGGCTCGCCGAGGAGCTGGAGATGAGCAAGTCCGGGGTGCACAAGCACTTCGGCACCAAGGAGACGCTGCAGATCTCCACGCTGGACAAGGCGTTCGTGGACTTCTGGCACCGGGTGGTCGAGCCCGCACTGGCCGAGCCGCCGGGGCTGCGGCGGCTGCGCACGGTGTGCGACAACTCCGTGGGCTACCTGGAAGCGCCACTGCTGCCCGGCGGCTGCCTGATGACCGCGGCGCTCACCGAGTACGACGGCCGCCCAGGCCGGGTCCGCGACGCGGTGGCCGAGGTGTGGTCGCGCTGGCGGGAACAGCTGCGGGCGGACCTGACCGCGGCGGTGCAGATGGGCGAGCTACCCGCCGGGTTCGACATCGACCAGGCGCTGTTCGAGATTGTCGCCGCCGGACTGGCGCTGAACGCGGCCATGCAGCTCCAGCACGACCGGGCGGCCGCGGGCCGGGCCCGCCGCGCGATCGAACGGGCCTTGGACCAGTCCTGA
- a CDS encoding alpha/beta hydrolase: MNDNRHQDGIYPFPAGMQAREIETNGAKIHVRVGGHGPAVVMLHGFGTTGDMWGHLASALIEDRMVVAPDLRGLGLSSKPDGGYDKKNQAADVWGVLDALGVRTIELVTHDIGIMVGFAAVATHPERVSRWVAIDAPLPGIGPWDQITQDPTMWHFGFGGHDMERLVAGRERIYLDRFWNELSVDPKRFDEAKRQHYAELYAQPGAMRASFAQFLAFSQDAADNRTFLAQGKLQMPVLAFGGEATFGPGIGEVLRCVADDVEDAIIPDCGHWITEEQPQATTDLVIDFLRRAR; encoded by the coding sequence ATGAACGACAACAGGCATCAGGATGGCATTTACCCATTCCCGGCCGGTATGCAGGCGCGTGAGATCGAAACCAACGGCGCCAAGATCCACGTACGTGTCGGCGGGCATGGTCCAGCGGTCGTCATGCTGCACGGCTTCGGCACAACGGGCGACATGTGGGGTCATTTGGCGAGCGCACTCATCGAAGACCGCATGGTTGTCGCGCCCGACCTGCGTGGGTTGGGCCTCTCGTCGAAGCCTGATGGCGGCTACGACAAGAAGAATCAGGCGGCGGACGTGTGGGGCGTCCTGGATGCCCTGGGTGTGCGTACGATCGAATTGGTGACGCACGACATCGGCATCATGGTCGGCTTCGCAGCGGTCGCCACCCACCCCGAGCGCGTGAGCCGATGGGTGGCGATCGATGCGCCGCTGCCCGGCATCGGACCCTGGGATCAGATCACACAGGATCCGACCATGTGGCACTTCGGCTTCGGTGGTCACGACATGGAGCGCCTGGTCGCCGGCCGCGAGCGCATTTACCTCGACCGCTTCTGGAACGAACTTTCCGTGGACCCGAAGCGGTTTGATGAAGCAAAGCGCCAGCATTATGCGGAGCTCTATGCGCAACCCGGCGCAATGCGAGCGAGCTTTGCCCAGTTCCTGGCGTTCAGCCAGGATGCGGCCGACAACAGGACGTTCCTCGCGCAGGGCAAGCTTCAGATGCCGGTCCTGGCCTTCGGTGGCGAAGCTACATTCGGCCCTGGGATCGGCGAGGTGCTGCGGTGTGTCGCCGATGACGTCGAAGATGCGATCATCCCGGATTGCGGGCACTGGATCACGGAAGAGCAGCCGCAGGCGACGACAGACCTGGTCATCGACTTCCTGCGCCGGGCGCGTTGA
- a CDS encoding transcriptional regulator: MTGTHDWDVSTPALTLHDLPLHETPPRTRSGVSVLAEEDREAIVRRVGPALQAVLVPPQLPTR; this comes from the coding sequence ATGACGGGCACGCACGACTGGGACGTCTCGACGCCCGCGCTGACGCTGCACGACCTGCCCCTCCACGAAACGCCGCCCAGAACCAGGTCTGGAGTCTCCGTGCTCGCCGAGGAAGATCGCGAGGCAATCGTCCGGCGCGTCGGTCCGGCTCTGCAGGCGGTGCTCGTACCTCCGCAGTTGCCGACGCGGTGA
- a CDS encoding transposase, translating into MWAELHRLVLDELGSRGELDWSRCAIDSVNMRAPEKGDLTGPNPVDRGKYGSKIHLITERTGLPLSVGITGANLHDSQALIPLVKGIPPIRSRRGRRRRRPAKLHADKGYDYDHLRR; encoded by the coding sequence GTGTGGGCTGAGCTCCACCGCCTGGTCCTCGACGAACTCGGCTCCCGCGGCGAACTGGACTGGTCCCGCTGCGCGATCGACTCGGTGAACATGCGGGCCCCCGAAAAGGGGGACCTGACCGGCCCGAATCCTGTCGACCGAGGCAAGTACGGCTCGAAGATCCACCTGATCACCGAGCGGACCGGGCTGCCCCTGTCCGTCGGGATCACCGGGGCGAACCTGCACGACAGCCAGGCCCTGATCCCGCTGGTGAAGGGGATACCGCCGATCCGCTCCCGGCGCGGACGCCGACGGCGCAGACCGGCAAAGCTCCACGCCGACAAGGGATACGACTACGACCACCTGCGGCGATGA
- a CDS encoding oxidoreductase, which translates to MGEPLKPLTSSKPLNIGIVGAGKISGAYLSTLERLTSVRLTAVTDLDRSRAQAVADQGGGVVAVVPSVAELVARDDVDAVLNLTIPAAHADVALAALGAGKHVYGEKPLAANREEADAVLIAAREAGLRIGCAPDTVLGTGTQTARKAVDDGLIGRPVAATAFMTTAGHEKWHPDPEFYYQPGGGPLLDMGPYYLSALVHLLGPVVKVTGASSRPRTERAIGSGPRAGHTFPVEIDTHITGVLEHADGALSTLVMSFDIKAARLPRIEVHGTDASLSVPDPNGFDGTVEIHRGDAWETLPVSAGYPDAGRGVGLADLADALADDRPHRASAELAAHVLDIMLTLMDAAGQGRALPVTSMCERPAPVGGH; encoded by the coding sequence GTGGGCGAGCCGCTGAAGCCTTTGACGTCGTCGAAACCTCTGAACATCGGCATCGTGGGCGCGGGCAAGATCAGCGGCGCCTACCTCTCGACGCTGGAGCGCCTGACGTCCGTGCGGCTGACCGCCGTCACCGACCTCGATCGGAGCCGGGCGCAGGCCGTCGCGGACCAAGGCGGGGGAGTGGTGGCCGTGGTGCCGTCCGTCGCGGAGCTCGTGGCACGGGACGATGTGGACGCCGTCCTCAACCTCACCATCCCGGCCGCCCACGCGGACGTCGCCCTCGCGGCGCTCGGCGCGGGCAAGCACGTGTACGGCGAGAAGCCGCTCGCGGCGAACCGCGAAGAGGCCGACGCCGTGCTGATTGCCGCGCGCGAGGCGGGACTTCGCATCGGCTGCGCTCCCGACACGGTCCTCGGCACCGGGACGCAGACCGCGCGCAAGGCGGTCGACGACGGGCTGATCGGCAGGCCGGTCGCGGCGACGGCCTTCATGACGACCGCGGGCCACGAGAAGTGGCACCCGGACCCGGAGTTCTACTACCAGCCCGGCGGCGGCCCGCTCCTCGACATGGGCCCCTACTACCTGTCGGCCCTGGTTCATCTGCTCGGCCCGGTTGTCAAGGTGACGGGCGCGTCCTCCCGGCCGCGTACGGAGCGGGCCATCGGAAGCGGCCCGCGCGCCGGACACACCTTCCCGGTGGAGATCGACACCCACATCACCGGTGTCCTGGAACACGCGGACGGCGCCCTGTCCACACTGGTGATGAGCTTCGACATCAAGGCCGCGCGGCTGCCCCGCATCGAGGTGCACGGCACCGACGCCTCGCTGTCGGTGCCCGACCCGAACGGCTTCGACGGCACCGTCGAGATCCACCGCGGCGACGCGTGGGAGACCCTGCCGGTGTCCGCCGGTTACCCGGACGCGGGTCGGGGCGTGGGTCTCGCGGATCTCGCCGATGCCCTGGCCGACGACCGCCCGCATCGTGCGTCGGCCGAACTCGCCGCGCATGTCCTCGACATCATGCTGACCCTCATGGACGCGGCCGGCCAGGGGCGCGCCCTGCCGGTGACCAGCATGTGCGAGCGTCCTGCCCCGGTGGGCGGTCACTGA